The nucleotide sequence GCTGTATGAAACCAACCGCTTGACAGTGCCACAGCTACTTTCGATATCAATTCATTTTCTTTGCTGAATTGCGCGATTGTCGCGGGAAATAGAATCAATGAAGAGGCAAAAATTGGCGGAATCACACCGGCAGAGTTTACTTTCAATGGCAGATGAGATGCCTGAACTCCCATTAATTGCCTTCCTACAACCCGTTTAGCATATTGAATCGGGATGCGACGTTGCGCCCGCTCCATGTAGATAACAAACGCAATAATCAATCCAATCGCGGCAACCAAAGCGAGAAATCCGAAAAGATCACCAAATTGTGATTTATTTTGCCAAGCATCTCTAAAACCACTTGGCACGCGGCTGACAATACCCGTAAAAATAATCAGGGAAATACCGTTTCCAATGCCACGCTCCGTAATCATTTCACCAAGCCACATCAAGAACGTGGTACCGGCTGTTAATGTCAAAACAGTTGAGAGATAAAAAGCGGCGGGACTAATGCCCGGAGTAACAAAACCTTGGCTTCTCAAACCAAAACTGATGCCAAAGCCTTGTATCAAACTTAATACAACTGTTGCATAACGCGTATATTGCGTAATTTTGTGACGCCCCGCCTCCCCTTCTTTCGACAATCTTTCGATAGCCGGAACAGCGACGGTGAGAAGCTGAAAAATAATGGAAGCGCTGATATAGGGCATGATCCCCAGAGCAAACACGGAAAACTGCTCCAAGGCACCTCCTGAAAACATTCTAAAAATTTCAAAGACCGTATCTGATTTCAAAAAATTTTTAACCGCTTCGGTCTGCACCCAAGGGGTGTGGATAAAAATTCCCAACCGATAGACCGCTAACAATCCGAGAGAAAACAAAATTCTTTTTCTGAGCTCGGGTATCTTTGCAATATTCGCGACATCCGCCATATATAAAGTGCGTGAGTGCTTAAGTGTTTAAGTCAAAAACTCAAAAGTGCCGCCGGCGGCTTCAATTTTTTCCTTTGCCGAGCTGGAAATTTTATCCGCTTTAATGATCAAGGAATGTTTTAATTCGCCATTGCCTAAAATTTTCAGACATTTTGCTTTGTTTGATACCCAGCCATTTTTCTTGGCCAATTCCAGATTGACTTCCGTACCGACGGAAAGTAGGGCCAATTTTTCAAGATTGACGATACCAATTTCCTTAGTGGAGCGACTGGTAAAACCACGTTTGGGCAAACGCCGGGCCATTGGCATTTGACCCCCTTCAAAACCTATTTTGTGATAACCACCGGCACGCGCTCTCTGTCCTTTGTGACCTTTGGTTGCGGTACCACCATGTCCACTTCCATCACCACGACCAAGTCTCTTCGATTTTTTTCTTCGGGTCAAAGGACTCAATGTATTCAAAGTTAAAGTTTTTCTCGTTTTCTGTTTTGCTTTTGCTTCCATGACTTATTTTCCCTTCTTTGCGGTAACAATATTTACCAAATGAGCCACTTTAAAAACCATACCGCGATTCGCCGGTGTGTCTTTCAAGTCTTTCATCTGATGCAAACGACGCAATCCCAAACCACGAACCGTTGCACGCTGAGTCTCCGGACAACCAATTGGAGAATTAACTAACTGGACTGTAAAAATACCCTTAGTTGACATCGAGACCTCTCAGACGTTGCACCGTTTCTCTTGATCTTAATTGTAATAACGCATTCATTGTTGCTTTCACTACGTTGTGTGGATTGT is from Deltaproteobacteria bacterium and encodes:
- the secY gene encoding preprotein translocase subunit SecY, whose translation is MADVANIAKIPELRKRILFSLGLLAVYRLGIFIHTPWVQTEAVKNFLKSDTVFEIFRMFSGGALEQFSVFALGIMPYISASIIFQLLTVAVPAIERLSKEGEAGRHKITQYTRYATVVLSLIQGFGISFGLRSQGFVTPGISPAAFYLSTVLTLTAGTTFLMWLGEMITERGIGNGISLIIFTGIVSRVPSGFRDAWQNKSQFGDLFGFLALVAAIGLIIAFVIYMERAQRRIPIQYAKRVVGRQLMGVQASHLPLKVNSAGVIPPIFASSLILFPATIAQFSKENELISKVAVALSSGWFHTALYLALIIFFAYFYTAVAFNPVDVAENLKKHGGYVPGIRPGKSTADFIDLILSRITLGGALYISAVCILPNILGDQLGIPYSLTRTFGGTSFLILVGVAMDTLAQIESHLLSRHYEGFLGAKGGGRFRGR
- the rplO gene encoding 50S ribosomal protein L15, whose translation is MEAKAKQKTRKTLTLNTLSPLTRRKKSKRLGRGDGSGHGGTATKGHKGQRARAGGYHKIGFEGGQMPMARRLPKRGFTSRSTKEIGIVNLEKLALLSVGTEVNLELAKKNGWVSNKAKCLKILGNGELKHSLIIKADKISSSAKEKIEAAGGTFEFLT
- the rpmD gene encoding 50S ribosomal protein L30 codes for the protein MSTKGIFTVQLVNSPIGCPETQRATVRGLGLRRLHQMKDLKDTPANRGMVFKVAHLVNIVTAKKGK